The following are encoded together in the Bacteroidota bacterium genome:
- the truB gene encoding tRNA pseudouridine(55) synthase TruB — MNFVEGEVILLNKPYRWTSFDLVKKVRCLVQKYCKVKKIKVGHAGTLDPLATGLLIICTGKATKEIEQFQGQEKEYIATLEVGKTTPSFDLETKVDKEFPTDHISKELVEDVLKKMTGDILQVPPQFSAKSLNGERAYVSARKGEKVELAPNKINISRIELLSFDKPLLKIRVVCSKGTYIRALARDIGSLLHSGAYLVALERTAIGNFKLSEALTIDEFENKLYL; from the coding sequence ATGAATTTTGTTGAAGGAGAAGTCATTCTTTTAAATAAACCATATCGATGGACATCTTTCGATTTGGTGAAAAAAGTAAGATGTTTAGTCCAGAAATATTGTAAGGTAAAGAAAATCAAAGTGGGGCATGCCGGTACACTTGATCCTCTGGCTACAGGTTTATTAATAATTTGTACCGGGAAAGCGACTAAAGAAATCGAACAATTTCAAGGGCAGGAGAAAGAATATATTGCCACCCTCGAGGTGGGCAAAACAACTCCTTCTTTTGATCTGGAAACAAAGGTGGATAAGGAATTTCCTACTGACCATATTTCAAAGGAATTGGTTGAAGATGTCCTGAAAAAGATGACCGGAGATATTTTGCAGGTCCCTCCCCAGTTTTCAGCAAAAAGTTTGAATGGAGAAAGAGCATACGTTTCAGCCCGGAAAGGCGAAAAAGTTGAATTGGCCCCAAATAAAATAAACATTTCCCGGATAGAATTGTTAAGTTTTGATAAACCCTTATTGAAGATCCGGGTAGTTTGCAGTAAAGGTACTTATATCAGGGCATTGGCACGAGATATAGGTTCCCTGTTACACAGCGGTGCTTACCTGGTCGCTTTGGAAAGAACGGCGATCGGTAATTTCAAACTTTCTGAAGCATTGACTATTGATGAATTTGAAAATAAATTATATCTTTAG
- a CDS encoding undecaprenyl-diphosphate phosphatase: protein MSIIQTIILGIVEGITEFLPISSTGHMIITEKLLGLPSTPFINAFIVNIQFGAILSVIVLYWKRFFQTLEFYYKLFVAFLPAAVIGFLLNNFIDSLLGNVVVVAVSLVLGGIILLFVDNWFKHPDDNQEMTYKKALKVGFFQVISMIPGVSRSAATIIGGMQQKLTRKNAAEFSFFLAVPTMFGASVLKLYKTYKLIDISRLDMLLVGNLVAFVVAMVAIKTFISFLTNHGFKLFGYYRIVVGLLILVFLLLGYDLNLVG, encoded by the coding sequence ATGAGTATTATTCAAACCATTATTTTAGGTATTGTTGAGGGTATTACTGAGTTTTTGCCAATTTCTTCAACAGGTCACATGATTATTACGGAAAAATTATTGGGTTTGCCCAGTACTCCGTTTATTAATGCATTTATCGTTAATATACAGTTTGGGGCAATTCTTTCAGTGATTGTACTTTATTGGAAAAGATTTTTTCAAACTCTTGAGTTTTATTACAAATTATTTGTTGCTTTTTTACCTGCAGCGGTTATCGGTTTTTTACTGAATAATTTTATTGATTCACTTTTAGGCAATGTCGTTGTTGTAGCCGTATCACTGGTATTGGGCGGAATTATCCTTCTTTTTGTCGACAATTGGTTTAAACATCCGGATGACAATCAGGAGATGACTTACAAGAAAGCATTAAAAGTTGGTTTCTTTCAGGTTATTTCAATGATTCCTGGCGTTTCACGTTCGGCAGCCACCATTATTGGCGGAATGCAGCAAAAATTAACCCGGAAAAATGCAGCTGAATTTTCTTTTTTCCTGGCTGTGCCCACCATGTTCGGCGCTTCTGTACTGAAACTTTATAAAACTTATAAGTTGATTGATATTTCAAGGTTGGACATGTTGCTGGTGGGAAACCTGGTTGCTTTTGTGGTTGCGATGGTTGCTATTAAGACTTTTATCTCTTTTTTAACTAACCACGGGTTCAAACTTTTTGGATATTACAGGATAGTTGTTGGTTTGCTTATACTCGTTTTCCTCTTACTTGGATACGACTTAAACCTGGTGGGGTAG
- a CDS encoding DUF3098 domain-containing protein translates to METKKTSVVKNAQQDKPSFALEKGNYYLLLLGLAIIVIGFLLMTGGKSPDPKVFNSKDIFSFRRVTLAPVVVLFGFLFEIWAIMKKPKEE, encoded by the coding sequence ATGGAAACAAAAAAAACATCGGTTGTTAAGAATGCTCAACAAGACAAACCCAGTTTCGCTTTAGAAAAAGGGAATTATTATCTTTTATTGTTAGGTTTGGCTATAATAGTGATAGGTTTTTTATTAATGACCGGCGGAAAATCGCCCGATCCTAAAGTGTTTAACAGCAAGGATATTTTTAGTTTTCGACGGGTAACCCTTGCTCCGGTTGTGGTTTTATTCGGCTTTTTATTTGAGATCTGGGCAATTATGAAGAAACCCAAAGAAGAATAA
- a CDS encoding permease-like cell division protein FtsX: MKFKETKISKLQLRSSYFTSIISNSLVLYMIGLLALLLFNAQKLSDYVKENIGFSVILNDQVSEADIIQLRKNLEATPFVKATKYVTKEEAAKDLQRELGEDFVDFLGYNPLLSSIDVNLHAQYANPDSLKKIEQEIKTYPQVKEIYYQKSLVGLVNENIRKISLILLSFSGLLALIAVALINNTIRLSVYARRFLINTMQLVGATNSFIRKPFLYKSILHGIYGSIIAIALLVSTFYFAQKEIRDFISFQDPGMLILVFASVLVVGIVINTIATYFAINKYLRLKEDDLYY, translated from the coding sequence ATGAAGTTTAAAGAAACAAAAATCAGTAAGCTACAGCTTCGCAGCTCATATTTTACATCAATCATCAGCAATTCGCTTGTGTTGTATATGATCGGATTATTGGCTCTTTTGCTTTTTAATGCCCAAAAACTTTCCGACTATGTAAAAGAAAATATAGGTTTTTCCGTTATTTTAAATGATCAGGTCAGTGAAGCTGATATTATCCAGTTAAGAAAGAATCTTGAAGCCACTCCATTTGTGAAAGCCACAAAATATGTAACTAAAGAAGAGGCAGCTAAAGATCTGCAAAGAGAACTGGGAGAGGATTTTGTCGATTTTCTGGGTTATAATCCTTTACTTTCATCCATTGATGTCAATTTGCATGCACAATATGCCAATCCTGACAGTTTGAAAAAGATTGAACAAGAGATTAAAACCTATCCTCAGGTTAAAGAAATTTATTATCAAAAATCCCTGGTGGGATTGGTCAATGAAAATATAAGAAAGATCAGCTTGATTTTGCTTTCTTTTAGTGGATTGCTTGCTTTAATTGCTGTTGCACTTATTAATAATACCATCAGGCTTTCGGTTTATGCCCGCCGTTTTCTTATTAATACCATGCAACTGGTTGGGGCTACCAATTCATTTATTCGGAAACCTTTTTTGTATAAAAGTATTTTGCATGGAATCTATGGTTCAATTATTGCTATAGCGCTACTTGTAAGTACATTTTATTTTGCTCAGAAAGAAATCAGGGACTTTATTTCTTTTCAGGATCCCGGGATGTTAATATTAGTATTTGCTTCTGTTTTGGTAGTTGGCATAGTCATTAATACCATTGCTACTTATTTTGCAATTAATAAATATTTGAGACTGAAAGAAGACGATTTATATTATTAA
- the queA gene encoding tRNA preQ1(34) S-adenosylmethionine ribosyltransferase-isomerase QueA codes for MKLSQYKYNLPLDLIAQHPAPNRDESRLMVIHRDTHKIEHKIFKDIIDYFDEGDVMTLNNTKVFPARLYGNKEKTGAEIEVFLLRELNKEQRLWDVLVDPARKIRIGNKLYFGENDILVAEVIDNTTSRGRTLRFLFDGSYEEFKKTLYSLGQTPLPKFIRRNVEPEDKDRYQTIFAKYEGAVAVPSAGLHFSRELVKRLEIKGVDFAEITLHIGLGNFRTVDVEDLTKHKMDSERIIIPEKDAEIINLAKENKKNICSVGTSVLRTLESSVSTDGFLKPYDGWTNKFIFPPYDFSVPTCMISNFHLPLSTPLMVVSAFAGFDFLLEAYKLAIKEKYRFGTYGDAMLIL; via the coding sequence ATGAAGTTATCACAGTATAAATACAATTTACCTCTTGATTTGATTGCTCAGCATCCTGCACCTAACCGGGACGAATCCCGTTTGATGGTTATTCACCGGGATACACACAAAATTGAACATAAAATCTTCAAAGATATTATTGATTATTTTGATGAAGGTGATGTGATGACGCTGAACAACACCAAAGTCTTTCCTGCCCGCTTATATGGAAATAAAGAAAAAACCGGCGCCGAAATTGAAGTTTTTCTTTTACGGGAATTAAATAAAGAACAACGGTTATGGGATGTCCTCGTTGATCCTGCACGTAAGATACGTATTGGCAATAAGCTGTATTTCGGCGAAAACGATATCCTGGTTGCTGAGGTTATTGATAATACCACTTCCAGGGGAAGAACACTCCGTTTTCTTTTTGACGGATCTTATGAAGAATTTAAAAAAACATTATACAGCCTTGGACAGACTCCTCTGCCTAAATTTATCAGGCGTAATGTTGAACCGGAAGATAAAGATAGATACCAGACTATTTTTGCAAAATATGAAGGGGCTGTTGCCGTACCCTCGGCCGGTCTTCATTTCAGCAGGGAGCTGGTGAAAAGGCTGGAAATAAAAGGAGTTGACTTTGCAGAAATCACCCTGCACATTGGTCTCGGCAATTTCAGGACTGTGGATGTGGAAGATCTTACCAAGCATAAGATGGATTCCGAACGTATTATTATTCCTGAAAAAGATGCGGAAATCATCAATTTGGCTAAAGAAAATAAAAAGAATATCTGCAGTGTGGGAACCAGTGTATTACGTACACTCGAAAGTTCTGTTTCTACCGATGGTTTCTTGAAACCTTACGATGGCTGGACCAATAAGTTTATTTTCCCTCCTTACGATTTTAGCGTTCCTACTTGTATGATTTCCAATTTCCATTTGCCCCTTTCCACCCCTTTGATGGTGGTTTCGGCATTCGCAGGCTTTGATTTTCTATTGGAAGCTTATAAATTGGCCATTAAAGAAAAATATCGCTTTGGGACCTATGGAGATGCTATGCTTATTCTCTAG